In Gemmatimonadales bacterium, one DNA window encodes the following:
- the typA gene encoding translational GTPase TypA — MQIRNIAIIAHVDHGKTTLVDQMLRQAGVFRVGQQVMERVMDSNPLERERGITILAKNTAVRWGDVKINIVDTPGHADFGGEVERILKMVNGVLILVDAAEGPMPQTRFVTRKALALGLRPIVIINKIDRQDAEPLRVHDEVLDLLIDLEASPEQLDAPFLYASGRHGVAFHELPGGAGSGERDHSGHAWPSGADLTPLFEAIIAHVPPPVAALGPFQMLVSTIDHSPYVGRIAIGRILRGTMRVGDTVALLPLGEPGRVAEGTFPRVKVQKLHGFEGLARVEIEAASAGEIVALSGLEGVEIGMTVTDPEAPDRVEGIAVEEPTIAVDFVVNSGPFAGRDGKYITSRQLRERLFREVEKNVSLKVEETDSPDTFKVSGRGELHLSILMETMRREGYEFLVSRPRVITHEGTDGQLLEPYEELMIDVPEAFVGIVMEKLGPRRAELLEMKNPGMGMVRMSFRIPARGLFGYRSDFLTDTRGTGVIHHRYLEYGPWAGPLQGRTRGVMVSMVQGEVVGYALFNLQERGVLFVGPGEAAYEGMVVGEHCRPGDLDVNPAKGKKLTNMRASGSDENVLLEPPRAVTLELALEYIEDDELIEVTPKAIRLRKRALGQNERRKMNRAARAAAE; from the coding sequence GTGCAGATCCGCAACATCGCTATCATCGCCCACGTGGACCACGGCAAGACGACGCTGGTGGACCAGATGCTTCGCCAGGCGGGTGTTTTCCGGGTCGGCCAGCAGGTGATGGAGCGCGTCATGGACTCCAACCCGCTGGAGCGTGAGCGGGGCATCACCATCCTCGCCAAGAACACGGCGGTGCGCTGGGGCGACGTCAAGATCAACATCGTGGATACGCCCGGGCACGCCGACTTCGGGGGCGAGGTCGAGCGCATACTCAAGATGGTGAACGGCGTGCTGATCCTGGTGGACGCCGCCGAAGGTCCCATGCCTCAGACGCGCTTCGTGACCCGGAAGGCGCTCGCCTTGGGGCTCCGGCCCATCGTCATCATCAACAAGATCGACCGGCAGGACGCCGAGCCGCTAAGGGTGCACGACGAGGTGCTCGACCTGCTCATAGACCTCGAGGCGTCGCCCGAGCAGCTGGACGCGCCCTTCCTCTACGCGAGCGGCCGGCATGGGGTGGCGTTTCACGAGCTTCCGGGGGGAGCGGGGAGCGGGGAGCGGGACCATTCGGGGCATGCCTGGCCTTCGGGCGCAGACCTCACGCCGCTCTTCGAGGCCATCATCGCGCACGTGCCGCCGCCGGTCGCCGCCCTGGGGCCGTTCCAGATGCTGGTCTCGACCATAGACCACTCGCCGTACGTGGGGCGGATAGCGATCGGGCGGATCCTGCGCGGGACGATGCGGGTGGGCGACACCGTTGCGCTCCTGCCGCTGGGCGAGCCGGGAAGGGTGGCGGAGGGAACGTTCCCTCGCGTGAAGGTCCAGAAGCTGCACGGCTTCGAGGGACTGGCGCGGGTCGAGATCGAGGCAGCGAGCGCGGGCGAGATCGTCGCCCTGTCGGGGCTCGAGGGCGTCGAGATCGGCATGACGGTGACCGACCCCGAGGCGCCGGACCGGGTGGAGGGGATCGCCGTGGAGGAACCGACGATCGCGGTGGACTTCGTCGTGAACAGCGGCCCCTTCGCGGGTCGCGACGGGAAGTACATCACCAGCCGGCAGCTGCGCGAGCGGCTGTTCCGCGAGGTGGAGAAGAACGTCTCGCTGAAGGTGGAGGAGACCGACTCTCCCGACACGTTCAAGGTCTCGGGGCGCGGAGAGCTGCACCTGTCCATCCTCATGGAGACGATGCGGCGCGAGGGCTACGAGTTCCTGGTCTCGCGGCCGCGGGTGATCACCCACGAAGGGACTGACGGGCAGCTGCTCGAGCCTTACGAGGAACTGATGATAGACGTGCCCGAGGCGTTCGTGGGCATCGTCATGGAGAAGCTCGGCCCGCGCCGCGCCGAGCTCTTGGAGATGAAGAACCCCGGGATGGGGATGGTGCGGATGAGTTTCCGGATCCCGGCGCGCGGGCTGTTCGGCTACCGGTCGGACTTCCTGACCGACACCCGTGGAACCGGGGTCATCCATCACCGGTACCTGGAGTACGGCCCCTGGGCGGGCCCCTTGCAAGGACGGACCCGCGGTGTGATGGTGAGCATGGTGCAGGGCGAGGTAGTGGGGTACGCCCTTTTCAACTTGCAGGAGCGGGGGGTGTTGTTCGTGGGTCCTGGGGAGGCGGCGTACGAGGGGATGGTGGTGGGCGAGCACTGCCGGCCGGGGGACCTGGACGTGAACCCGGCCAAGGGGAAGAAGCTCACCAACATGCGGGCTTCCGGGTCGGACGAGAACGTCTTGCTTGAACCGCCGAGGGCGGTTACCCTGGAACTCGCACTCGAGTACATCGAGGACGATGAGCTGATCGAGGTCACGCCGAAGGCGATCCGCCTTCGCAAGCGGGCCCTGGGCCAGAACGAGCGCAGGAAGATGAATCGGGCCGCGCGGGCGGCGGCCGAATGA
- a CDS encoding cation diffusion facilitator family transporter: MTRTPAVAAAAAAAAAPAAPAAPCVHRPERGRSNRALGWALVITVLFTVVEAVGGFVSGSLALLADAGHMLTDAGALALSLFAARIAARPPSAGKTYGWYRVEILAALVNGAVLLVVTGWIVIEAVRRLAEPAPIRPGILFTVATLGLAANLAAMVLLHRGKGESLNVHGAYLHVLSDIVGSLGAIAAGAVILATGWLAADPLISIGLSLLLLASALRLVRKSVDVLLEAAPAHVSMPELEAAIAAVPNVRGVHDLHVWTVSSGIVAMSGHATVPDPGQHQSVLEEITRRVKDFGIQHVTVQLEKEEICDDVMR, from the coding sequence GTGACACGCACGCCGGCCGTAGCGGCGGCCGCGGCGGCCGCGGCGGCGCCGGCGGCGCCGGCGGCGCCGTGCGTGCACCGTCCGGAGCGGGGGCGGAGCAACCGCGCCCTCGGCTGGGCGCTCGTGATCACGGTGCTATTCACGGTCGTGGAAGCGGTCGGCGGGTTCGTCTCGGGGTCGCTCGCGCTGCTCGCCGACGCGGGGCACATGCTGACCGACGCCGGCGCCCTGGCCCTCTCGCTCTTCGCGGCCCGGATCGCGGCGCGGCCCCCGAGCGCGGGCAAGACCTACGGCTGGTACCGGGTCGAGATCCTCGCCGCGCTGGTGAACGGAGCGGTCCTGCTGGTCGTCACGGGGTGGATCGTGATCGAGGCGGTCCGGCGGCTGGCGGAGCCGGCCCCGATCAGACCGGGCATCCTGTTCACGGTCGCGACCCTGGGGCTCGCCGCCAACCTGGCGGCCATGGTGCTGCTGCACCGCGGCAAGGGCGAGAGCCTCAACGTCCACGGCGCCTACCTGCACGTGCTCAGCGACATCGTCGGCTCGCTGGGAGCGATCGCCGCGGGCGCCGTGATCCTCGCCACCGGCTGGCTCGCCGCCGACCCTCTTATCTCGATCGGGCTTTCGCTGCTGCTCCTGGCGAGTGCTTTGCGCCTGGTGCGGAAGTCGGTGGACGTGCTCCTCGAGGCGGCCCCGGCCCACGTCTCGATGCCGGAGCTGGAGGCGGCCATCGCGGCGGTGCCCAACGTGCGCGGCGTGCACGACCTTCACGTGTGGACTGTCAGCAGCGGGATCGTGGCGATGAGCGGGCATGCCACTGTGCCGGACCCGGGGCAGCATCAGAGTGTGCTGGAGGAGATCACCCGGCGCGTGAAGGATTTCGGGATCCAGCATGTGACCGTCCAGCTGGAAAAAGAGGAGATTTGTGACGACGTGATGAGGTGA
- a CDS encoding hemolysin family protein, which translates to MDGVSLSSILWRLGLVLLLVLANAFFVAAEFALVASRRTRIEAMIRRGDTKAKLVRRAIQTLDRYIGATQLGITLASLGLGWVGEPAVAGTIEVLFARLPAPLDAVLTHGVASTIAFAFITFLHIVLGELAPKTLALLHPEDTSRWVAGPLIVFAVATNPFIWLLNGTANAVIRLLGMKTPGEHERVHSPEEIRMLVDQSQRAGKLERDDARLLAGVFEFSEKNARAVMTPRTEIVAIPVDETPAQAADRIAAAGRSRYPVFRASLDDIAGIVHAKDILAAIRSAGEPASLESLLRPAHFVPGSREVEDVLADMKLLKTHLVIVLDEYGGTAGLVTMEDLLEEIVGPIEDEYDRPRRAAAPAAAGSTTFAGDAALTDVSERGGVRLESDDYSTLGGYLFGALGRLPKVGDRIEVEGGVFEVTTMDGRRVAEAKLQKP; encoded by the coding sequence ATGGACGGCGTTTCCCTCTCCTCCATCCTCTGGCGGCTCGGCCTCGTCCTGCTGCTGGTGCTGGCGAACGCGTTCTTCGTCGCCGCCGAGTTCGCGCTGGTCGCGTCGCGCCGCACCCGCATAGAGGCGATGATACGCCGCGGCGACACAAAAGCCAAGCTGGTGCGGCGCGCCATCCAGACGCTCGACCGGTACATCGGCGCCACCCAGCTCGGCATCACCCTGGCCAGCCTGGGACTGGGCTGGGTGGGCGAGCCTGCAGTGGCGGGGACCATCGAGGTCCTGTTCGCGCGGCTGCCCGCGCCGCTGGACGCGGTCCTCACCCACGGCGTCGCCAGCACCATCGCCTTCGCCTTCATCACCTTCCTGCACATTGTGTTGGGCGAGCTCGCCCCCAAGACGCTGGCGCTGCTGCACCCGGAGGACACCAGCCGCTGGGTCGCCGGCCCGCTCATCGTGTTCGCGGTGGCGACCAACCCCTTCATCTGGCTGCTGAACGGCACGGCGAACGCGGTGATCCGCCTCCTGGGGATGAAGACGCCCGGCGAGCACGAGCGGGTCCACTCGCCCGAGGAGATCCGGATGCTGGTCGACCAGAGCCAGCGCGCCGGGAAGCTCGAGCGCGACGACGCGCGGCTCCTCGCCGGCGTCTTCGAGTTCTCGGAGAAGAACGCGCGCGCGGTGATGACGCCCCGCACCGAGATAGTCGCGATCCCGGTGGACGAGACTCCGGCCCAGGCCGCCGACCGGATCGCGGCCGCCGGACGGTCCCGCTACCCGGTGTTCCGCGCTTCGCTCGACGACATCGCCGGCATCGTCCACGCCAAGGACATCCTCGCCGCGATCCGCAGCGCCGGCGAGCCCGCGAGCCTCGAAAGCCTGCTCCGGCCCGCCCACTTCGTCCCCGGCTCGCGCGAGGTCGAGGACGTGCTCGCCGACATGAAGCTGCTCAAGACGCACCTGGTCATCGTGCTCGACGAGTACGGCGGCACGGCGGGGCTGGTGACGATGGAGGACCTGCTGGAGGAGATCGTCGGACCGATCGAGGACGAGTACGACCGGCCGCGGCGCGCCGCGGCGCCCGCGGCCGCGGGGAGCACCACCTTCGCCGGCGACGCCGCCTTGACCGACGTGAGCGAGCGCGGCGGGGTCCGGCTCGAAAGCGACGATTACAGCACCCTGGGAGGGTACCTCTTCGGCGCGCTGGGACGGCTTCCCAAGGTGGGGGACCGGATCGAAGTTGAAGGCGGGGTTTTTGAGGTTACTACGATGGACGGTAGAAGAGTGGCGGAGGCGAAGTTACAGAAGCCGTGA
- the pdxA gene encoding 4-hydroxythreonine-4-phosphate dehydrogenase PdxA, with product MQRFAGYSVQETVIPTPRLAITTGDPRGIGAEVVAAALPAPEAECVVVGPDDVIAGIAAARQVGVGVWDGGESDPLVRAGRLTGRAVEEAVRLWKAGEVDAIVTAPGDKRALNAAGYRFPGHTELLRELTGAKQAAMMLASDRLRVVLVTTHLALRDALSILTPERIVAIGEIARQGLRDWFGIAEPRLALCAVNPHAGEGGLFGNEDDRILRPAAETLGIPGPLPADTVFVRAMRGEFDAVLAPYHDVGMTAIKVASFGHAVNVTLGLPVPRTSPDHGTATDIAGKGVADPSSMREAVALAAAIVRRLGSRLL from the coding sequence TTGCAGCGGTTCGCAGGGTACAGTGTACAGGAGACGGTCATCCCCACTCCACGTCTGGCCATCACCACCGGTGACCCCCGCGGCATCGGCGCCGAGGTCGTGGCCGCGGCGCTACCGGCGCCTGAGGCTGAGTGCGTGGTCGTCGGCCCGGACGACGTGATCGCGGGCATCGCCGCCGCCCGGCAGGTAGGCGTCGGGGTCTGGGACGGAGGTGAGAGCGATCCACTGGTGCGGGCCGGACGCCTGACGGGGCGCGCGGTGGAAGAGGCGGTGCGGCTCTGGAAGGCGGGAGAGGTGGACGCGATCGTCACGGCGCCGGGCGACAAGCGGGCGCTCAACGCCGCCGGCTACCGCTTCCCCGGTCACACCGAGCTGCTGCGGGAGCTCACCGGTGCGAAACAGGCCGCGATGATGCTCGCGTCGGACCGCCTGCGCGTGGTGCTGGTGACGACGCACCTGGCGTTGCGCGATGCCCTCTCCATCCTCACTCCCGAACGCATCGTCGCGATCGGGGAGATCGCGCGGCAGGGGCTGCGCGACTGGTTCGGGATCGCCGAGCCTCGGCTCGCGCTCTGCGCGGTGAACCCGCACGCCGGCGAGGGCGGACTCTTCGGCAACGAGGACGACCGGATCCTTCGGCCCGCGGCGGAGACGCTCGGCATCCCGGGGCCGCTGCCGGCCGACACCGTGTTCGTGCGCGCCATGCGCGGGGAGTTCGACGCGGTGCTGGCTCCTTACCACGACGTGGGGATGACGGCGATCAAGGTCGCGTCGTTCGGCCACGCCGTGAACGTCACTCTGGGACTGCCGGTTCCGCGTACTTCGCCGGACCACGGCACTGCTACGGACATCGCTGGGAAGGGTGTCGCGGATCCGTCGTCCATGAGGGAGGCCGTTGCGCTCGCCGCGGCAATAGTGCGCAGGTTGGGATCACGGCTTCTGTAA